In Amycolatopsis jiangsuensis, the following proteins share a genomic window:
- a CDS encoding AfsR/SARP family transcriptional regulator, with the protein MAFSAGDESDGVVAASFRVLGPLEVSGEQGAVSVAPGRQEIVLGALVLELNRVVETSYLVDVIWPDDPPKTARTQVQICVSRLRKALSDGKVDASIETRPRGYFLRAPEDATDLGVFGRLVTTADALARDGRKAAAVAALRSAISLWRGRCLAGLPSAVLAGTAAQLDQSRLEAVETCLRWELELGRHERLIGELQQLVAQQPLRDRPRGYLMLALYRSGRPAEALDVYHQGRALSGEKLGLAPGKELRRLAQAILTDDAGLVPAEADEPSPAEATSLPEPETCAADDPVITPRQLPADIGDLVADGRIVSAISGAVTEGPEMGPPNMVVLLGGPGVGKSTLARHVAHRLAAEHFPDGQLYCVLRGPGGQPVDPAAVLGRFLRALGVPGQAIPDALDERAEMYRSLLADRRVLVVLDDAVGESQLRVLQPGAGRSGVLVTSRGQLTGLPGARRFELESLSPEQGIQLLGRIIGEQRVECEREAARSLIRLVGGLPLALRIIGARLAARPHRSLTTMWHRLEDEQRRLDELTHGELSIRASLSVSYYGLARTDRRLLCMISLAEGAEIPSWLGAALIDDRTLDPADLLEPLIEMRLLDTAAMDQNGEFRCGLSEIVRTFAQERLRSEISEAEQVAAVRRMVGGWMALVDRAHHEIYGGPFTIVAGRAERWQPPEVGLRQCVHDPLGWLETEQANLVNAVELAARCGLDELCWQLATALVTLFEARGYPELWERTHQVALAAAQEAGNERGRAAILASLGTLHLYRGEYEMARPYLGTALEIFERLREPTGQALCLRDLACIERHHGDDDRALVLYESAERNFVQARDVVGRAYVLGEMAHITMRRADFVPTQRYLDEALGICRSAGFERGQALVLRRQGQMMIHQQRYEAAERTLLEVLAMVGAYGDLVGEGYVLHDLGRVNACLHRVERAVDYYSQSARVRERILDHRGAAAARADIVVILGRPMKSAG; encoded by the coding sequence ATGGCATTCTCGGCGGGCGATGAAAGCGATGGCGTCGTGGCGGCTTCGTTCCGGGTGCTGGGTCCGCTCGAGGTGAGTGGCGAGCAGGGTGCGGTGTCCGTCGCCCCCGGACGCCAGGAAATCGTTCTCGGTGCTCTGGTGCTTGAACTGAACCGGGTGGTGGAAACCAGCTACCTGGTGGATGTCATCTGGCCTGATGATCCGCCGAAGACCGCGCGTACCCAGGTGCAGATCTGCGTCTCCCGGCTGCGCAAGGCGCTGTCGGACGGGAAAGTCGACGCCTCCATCGAGACCCGCCCGCGCGGGTATTTCCTGAGAGCTCCGGAGGATGCGACCGACCTCGGTGTCTTCGGCCGTCTGGTGACGACCGCGGACGCCCTGGCCCGTGACGGCCGGAAAGCGGCCGCGGTCGCGGCGCTCCGCTCGGCGATCAGCCTGTGGCGGGGCCGGTGCTTGGCCGGTTTGCCCAGCGCGGTCCTGGCCGGTACGGCGGCGCAGTTGGACCAGAGTCGCCTGGAAGCGGTGGAGACCTGCCTCCGGTGGGAGCTGGAGCTGGGCCGCCATGAGCGACTGATCGGCGAACTGCAGCAGCTCGTCGCCCAGCAACCGTTGCGCGATCGGCCGCGGGGGTACCTCATGCTCGCCTTGTACCGTTCGGGTCGGCCGGCGGAAGCCCTGGACGTCTACCACCAAGGCCGCGCCCTGTCCGGCGAAAAGCTGGGCCTGGCCCCGGGGAAGGAGCTGCGCCGGCTCGCGCAAGCGATCTTGACCGACGACGCCGGTCTGGTGCCGGCCGAAGCGGACGAACCGTCTCCCGCCGAGGCGACGTCGCTGCCGGAGCCGGAGACCTGTGCCGCGGACGACCCCGTGATCACCCCAAGGCAGCTTCCGGCCGACATCGGCGACCTCGTGGCCGACGGCAGGATCGTCTCGGCGATCTCCGGTGCCGTCACCGAGGGGCCGGAAATGGGGCCGCCGAACATGGTCGTGCTGCTCGGTGGACCTGGTGTCGGCAAGAGCACGCTGGCCAGGCACGTGGCACACCGGCTCGCCGCCGAACACTTCCCGGACGGGCAGCTCTACTGCGTCCTCCGCGGACCGGGTGGTCAACCGGTGGACCCCGCGGCGGTGCTGGGGCGGTTCCTCCGAGCGTTGGGCGTGCCCGGACAGGCCATCCCGGACGCGCTCGACGAACGCGCGGAAATGTACCGCAGTCTGCTGGCCGATCGCCGGGTCCTCGTGGTGCTGGACGACGCGGTGGGCGAGTCGCAGCTGCGGGTCCTGCAACCCGGAGCCGGCCGCAGCGGCGTGCTGGTCACCAGCCGCGGCCAGCTCACGGGACTACCGGGCGCCCGGCGATTCGAGCTGGAGTCGCTGAGCCCGGAGCAGGGCATCCAGCTACTCGGACGGATCATCGGTGAACAGCGGGTGGAGTGTGAGCGGGAAGCGGCGCGGTCTCTCATCCGCCTGGTGGGCGGGCTGCCCCTCGCGCTGCGGATCATCGGTGCGCGCCTCGCCGCGCGTCCGCACCGGTCACTGACCACCATGTGGCACCGGCTCGAGGACGAGCAGCGTCGGCTGGACGAGCTGACCCACGGCGAGCTGTCGATCCGGGCGAGCCTGTCGGTCAGCTACTACGGACTGGCGAGGACCGACCGCCGGCTGTTGTGCATGATCAGCCTGGCCGAGGGGGCGGAAATTCCGAGCTGGCTCGGTGCCGCCTTGATCGACGACCGCACGCTCGATCCCGCCGACCTGCTGGAACCGCTCATCGAGATGCGACTCCTCGACACCGCGGCCATGGACCAGAACGGGGAGTTCCGATGTGGGCTGTCGGAGATCGTGCGGACGTTCGCCCAGGAACGGCTGCGGTCGGAGATCTCCGAAGCGGAACAAGTCGCGGCGGTACGTCGCATGGTGGGCGGCTGGATGGCACTCGTGGACCGGGCGCACCACGAGATCTACGGAGGCCCATTCACGATTGTGGCGGGCCGGGCCGAACGGTGGCAGCCGCCGGAGGTCGGCCTCCGGCAGTGCGTCCACGACCCGCTCGGGTGGTTGGAGACCGAGCAGGCCAATCTGGTGAACGCGGTCGAGCTGGCGGCCCGGTGCGGACTGGACGAGCTGTGCTGGCAACTCGCCACGGCTCTGGTAACTCTGTTCGAGGCCCGTGGCTACCCCGAACTGTGGGAGCGAACCCACCAAGTCGCGCTGGCCGCGGCACAGGAGGCAGGCAACGAACGAGGCCGGGCGGCGATACTCGCCTCGTTGGGAACCCTGCACTTGTACCGGGGCGAGTACGAAATGGCGCGTCCCTACCTCGGCACCGCGTTGGAAATCTTCGAGAGGCTGCGGGAGCCGACTGGTCAAGCGCTGTGCCTACGTGACCTGGCGTGCATCGAGCGCCACCACGGCGACGACGATCGGGCGCTGGTCCTCTACGAAAGCGCCGAGCGGAACTTCGTGCAGGCGCGGGACGTCGTCGGGCGGGCATACGTGCTGGGTGAAATGGCGCACATCACGATGCGGCGAGCGGACTTCGTGCCGACCCAGCGGTACCTCGACGAGGCTCTCGGGATCTGCCGGTCCGCCGGCTTCGAGCGCGGCCAGGCCCTGGTCCTGCGGCGGCAGGGCCAAATGATGATCCACCAGCAGCGGTACGAGGCTGCGGAGCGGACCCTGCTCGAGGTCCTCGCCATGGTTGGGGCGTACGGAGACCTGGTCGGGGAGGGGTACGTCCTGCACGATCTCGGCCGGGTGAACGCGTGTTTGCACCGGGTGGAGCGCGCCGTCGATTACTACTCGCAGTCTGCCAGGGTTCGAGAACGAATCCTGGACCACCGCGGGGCGGCCGCGGCACGTGCTGACATCGTTGTAATCCTGGGGCGGCCCATGAAGTCGGCCGGCTGA
- a CDS encoding aldehyde dehydrogenase family protein gives MNAASFGTAGLTEVTDPRTGEHLGRVSLLPLTAVEQVARTAAGASPGWARTPTAERCARVLTMADRLEKEAGELAAAFSREHGKTEAEAATELARAVEMLRWSAAAAPELCRASPLPGRAGAEREVVVEPGGPVLAIVPWNFPAVVLARKIGPALVMGCSVVVKAPEETPAIAAAFGRAVTAAGLPPGTVQIVHANPVVSNALVQRPEFTTVTFTGSTRVGRAVAAAAATSLTACVLELGGHAPAIVTADADLDAAVAALVPAKFGSAGQSCGAPSRFLVDRRVHDAFVEKLIQHAPLCDNQRMPSGALGTMGPLNNVRQRQRVHALVVDAVSRGALVRLGGVVPDGPGHYYPATIITDLSQDARVLADEPFGPIAPVLAYDDEDTAVAWANSTGYALSAYVFGDPLRTEHVCRSLNAGSVSLNCAAGAAPDAPLGGRAASGYGYEGGDQGLLAFGRLKIRQRLGSGRGPSQHRTAPVRCPVPEACARALRQS, from the coding sequence ATGAATGCTGCCTCGTTCGGCACAGCCGGCCTGACCGAGGTCACCGACCCCAGAACCGGGGAGCACCTCGGGCGGGTGTCCCTGCTGCCGCTCACCGCGGTCGAGCAGGTGGCGCGCACCGCCGCCGGGGCCTCTCCCGGCTGGGCTCGGACACCGACGGCCGAGCGGTGTGCCCGTGTCTTGACCATGGCCGACCGCCTGGAGAAGGAAGCCGGCGAGCTTGCGGCGGCGTTCAGCCGGGAACACGGAAAGACCGAGGCAGAGGCCGCCACCGAACTCGCCCGTGCCGTCGAGATGCTGCGCTGGAGCGCCGCGGCGGCACCGGAACTGTGCCGCGCATCCCCGCTTCCCGGCCGCGCGGGCGCAGAGCGCGAGGTCGTGGTCGAGCCCGGCGGCCCGGTTCTGGCGATCGTCCCGTGGAACTTCCCGGCGGTCGTCCTCGCCCGGAAGATCGGGCCGGCCTTGGTCATGGGCTGCAGCGTCGTCGTGAAGGCACCCGAAGAGACTCCCGCGATCGCGGCCGCGTTCGGCCGGGCCGTCACGGCGGCTGGACTGCCTCCGGGCACGGTCCAGATCGTGCACGCGAACCCCGTGGTGTCGAACGCCCTCGTCCAGCGTCCGGAGTTCACCACGGTGACCTTCACCGGCTCAACCCGCGTCGGGCGCGCGGTGGCGGCCGCGGCCGCCACTTCCCTTACCGCGTGCGTATTGGAACTCGGCGGCCACGCGCCTGCCATCGTGACCGCCGACGCCGACCTCGACGCCGCCGTGGCGGCTCTGGTTCCGGCGAAGTTCGGCTCGGCTGGGCAGAGTTGCGGGGCACCGAGCCGGTTCCTCGTGGACCGCAGGGTGCACGACGCCTTCGTGGAGAAGCTCATCCAGCACGCCCCGCTCTGCGACAACCAACGGATGCCTTCCGGTGCACTGGGCACGATGGGTCCCCTCAACAACGTCCGCCAGCGCCAGCGGGTCCACGCCCTGGTGGTCGACGCCGTGAGCCGCGGAGCCCTGGTGCGGCTCGGTGGGGTCGTCCCGGACGGGCCGGGCCACTATTACCCGGCCACGATCATCACGGACCTGTCTCAGGATGCCCGCGTGCTCGCGGACGAGCCGTTCGGGCCGATCGCGCCCGTGCTTGCCTACGACGACGAGGACACCGCCGTCGCCTGGGCGAACAGTACCGGCTACGCACTGTCGGCCTATGTTTTCGGGGACCCGTTGCGCACGGAACACGTCTGCCGCTCACTCAATGCGGGCAGCGTGTCGCTGAACTGTGCCGCAGGCGCGGCACCGGACGCTCCTTTGGGTGGTCGCGCGGCCAGCGGCTACGGCTATGAAGGAGGCGACCAAGGACTGCTGGCGTTCGGCCGGCTGAAGATCCGGCAACGGCTGGGGAGCGGCCGCGGCCCCTCGCAACACCGCACCGCGCCCGTGCGGTGCCCGGTCCCCGAGGCGTGCGCTCGGGCTTTGCGACAATCCTGA
- a CDS encoding class I SAM-dependent methyltransferase produces the protein MAMDMDAEFYSRVADRFGGYFSDARSTDVFVDGRPEDLFDEWVIALGGARARLLDVGCADGRSLLRTSLVYEAVKGIDLSSSMLESAVRNRDAVSASNVTFELCDAAETGFPDDHLDVVTSRRGPLFLDEFKRVLRPGGTLVYMGIGEQDARELKEEFERGQNFGSWNDGPLAGEVARDMSKSGFLVTKKREFRFEEFYHSAGDLDTFLHAVPILDDYDSMADKSAFDRYVAAAAEAAGVRLSRHWFIVQAQKPMTAGTSHS, from the coding sequence ATGGCGATGGACATGGACGCGGAGTTCTACTCCCGGGTTGCCGATCGGTTCGGTGGCTATTTCAGCGATGCACGGAGTACCGACGTATTTGTCGACGGTCGCCCGGAGGACCTCTTCGACGAATGGGTGATCGCGCTGGGAGGTGCGCGGGCCAGGCTGCTGGACGTCGGCTGTGCCGACGGGCGCAGTCTGCTGCGCACATCACTTGTGTATGAGGCGGTAAAGGGGATCGACCTGTCGTCCTCGATGCTTGAGAGCGCCGTCCGCAACCGGGACGCGGTGAGCGCGTCGAACGTCACGTTCGAACTGTGCGATGCCGCCGAAACCGGATTTCCCGACGACCACTTGGACGTGGTCACCTCGCGTCGCGGACCGCTGTTCCTCGACGAGTTCAAGCGGGTGCTCCGCCCAGGTGGAACTCTTGTGTACATGGGGATCGGGGAGCAAGATGCGCGCGAGCTGAAGGAGGAGTTCGAACGTGGGCAGAACTTCGGCAGTTGGAATGACGGGCCCCTCGCCGGCGAAGTTGCCCGTGACATGTCCAAGTCTGGTTTCTTGGTGACCAAGAAGCGGGAGTTTCGATTCGAGGAATTTTATCACTCGGCGGGCGATCTGGATACATTCCTTCATGCTGTTCCCATTCTTGACGACTACGACTCGATGGCTGACAAGAGTGCGTTCGATCGGTATGTCGCCGCCGCGGCCGAAGCGGCGGGTGTCCGGTTGAGCCGCCATTGGTTCATCGTGCAAGCGCAGAAGCCAATGACCGCTGGCACGTCCCATTCATAG
- a CDS encoding nuclear transport factor 2 family protein: MTTLIPAPRTAERLVTDLFTVIDERRWDELTDVFAPGCVYERPGYEPLAGLADIEHFYRHIRVISVGRHLVDRVVSDLGSAACWGRFTGEDRSGRSLDEGFADTYLVQDGKIVRRTTYFFRAAI, encoded by the coding sequence GTGACCACCCTGATTCCGGCACCACGCACCGCGGAACGACTCGTCACGGACCTGTTCACGGTCATCGACGAACGGAGGTGGGACGAGCTGACCGACGTCTTCGCCCCCGGCTGCGTCTATGAGCGCCCCGGCTACGAACCACTTGCCGGCCTCGCCGACATCGAGCACTTCTACCGCCACATCCGTGTCATCTCGGTCGGCCGGCACCTCGTGGACCGGGTGGTCTCCGATCTCGGATCGGCGGCTTGCTGGGGCCGCTTCACCGGGGAGGACCGCTCCGGACGTTCCCTGGACGAAGGTTTCGCGGACACGTACCTGGTGCAGGACGGAAAGATCGTCCGCCGCACCACGTACTTCTTCCGTGCCGCGATCTGA